The Scatophagus argus isolate fScaArg1 chromosome 20, fScaArg1.pri, whole genome shotgun sequence genome window below encodes:
- the ccdc82 gene encoding coiled-coil domain-containing protein 82, whose amino-acid sequence MESLYKRKMFASMRKTKVDASKKRQIGLPASILDDSDEGSFSSSSSSGSQSDFQSSPEEDSEQEDRDRSDSGATSSDDSRSVTRRKRSFLGGDDSSSSSSPGEEEDEDDDDEEDRSQPKRMVQPRKRSRLQRQDESDSDHAEEKRREEAEKAKRRQRHNKLLALSRRMKARVPNRRRSRLKQDASDEEESKEAEDEAGGDEDGGGGENGSKKEASKGDNGGREEEKDKEEETDGQEEEDEVGKK is encoded by the exons ATGGAGAGCTTGTACAAGCGGAAAATGTTCGCGTCGATGCGGAAAACCAAGGTGGACGCATCGAAGAAGCGGCAGATTGGCCTCCCCGCCTCCATCCTGGACGACAGTGACGAAGgctctttctcctcatcctcctcctccggaTCCCAGTCCGACTTCCAGAGCTCCCCCGAGGAGGATAGCGAACAGGAGGATCGGGACCGGAGCGATTCCGGGGCGACTTCCAGCGACGACAGCCGTTCTGTGACTCGCAGAAAGCGCTCGTTTCTGGGAGGTGATGACAGCTCCTCGTCTTCAAGTcccggggaggaggaggacgaggacgacgACGATGAGGAGGACAGGAGTCAGCCGAAGAGGATGGTGCAGCCCAGGAAGCGGAGCAGGCTGCAAAGGCAGGACGAGTCGGACTCCGACCATGcggaggaaaagaggagagaggaggcggAGAAGgcaaagaggaggcagagacacAACAAGCTGCTGGCACTGTCTCGCAGGATGAAAGCCAGAGTCCCGAACCGGAGGAGAAGCCGCCTGAAGCAG GATGCAAGTGACGAGGAAGAGTCTAAAGAAGCTGAGGATGAGGCCGGTGGTGACGAAGATGGAGGCGGAGGAGAAAACGGCAGCAAGAAAGAGGCTTCAAAAGGTGATaatggaggcagagaggaggagaaagacaaagaagaggagacagatggacaggaagaagaggatgaggtgGGGAAGAAGTAG